In the genome of Dioscorea cayenensis subsp. rotundata cultivar TDr96_F1 chromosome 1, TDr96_F1_v2_PseudoChromosome.rev07_lg8_w22 25.fasta, whole genome shotgun sequence, one region contains:
- the LOC120283668 gene encoding uncharacterized protein LOC120283668 has translation MAKKGKARVRNEATSTLQDDQISNQIEEENVETNPNHSEAPSSNPSTNEVCSSAPPTKRHKKDHAIGEQNVRGKAKGVKSGEGIEVEIYDGRIVTPKAVSEIHVLFHQKINGAWISYSEYPKSELDTLFARYLTVGFSHRQTEEEVKQAFENSVRYRYADWMLRIRKPIFKKHQTREARYKNPPSFIPINVWKEMVDKWMGANWQV, from the exons ATggcaaagaaaggaaaagctcGAGTTAGAAATGAGGCAACATCAACGTTACAAGATGatcaaatatcaaatcaaatagaagaagaaaatgtagAAACTAATCCCAATCATTCAGAAGCAccatcatcaaatccatcaactAATGAAGTATGTTCTTCGGCTCCCCCAACCAAAAGACACAAAAAGG aTCATGCTATTGGGGAACAAAATGTCAGAGGAAAAGCTAAAGGTGTCAAATCAGGAGAGGGAATTGAGGTTGAGATATATGATGGAAG GATTGTAACACCAAAAGCCGTTAGTGAGATACATGTACTTTTCCACCAAAAAATTAATGGAGCATGGATATCTTATTCTGAATATCCAAAGTCAGAGTTGGACACACTTTTTGCTCGCTATTTGACTGTAGGTTTCTCACATAGACAAACTGAAGAAGAAGTGAAACAAGCATTTGAAAATTCCGTGAGATATCGATATGCTGATTGGATGTTGCGTATAAGGaaaccaatttttaaaaaacaccaAACAAGAGAAGCTCGCTACAAGAACCCACCTTCTTTCATTCCTATTAATGTGTGGAAAGAAATGGTAGATAAGTGGATGGGAGCTAATTGGCAGGTTTGA